From one Planktothrix agardhii NIES-204 genomic stretch:
- a CDS encoding enoyl-[acyl-carrier-protein] reductase, translating to MLNLNGKNALVTGIANNRSIAWGIAQQLHQAGANLGITYLPDEKGRFEKKVQELVEPLNPTLFLPCDVQNDTQIEELFTAIRDQWGRIDILIHCLAFAGKEELSGDFSNVSRAGFTRALDISAYSLVQLSAAAKPLMTQGGSIITLTYLGGVRVIPNYNVMGIAKAALEMNVRYLAAELGPLGVRVNGISAGPIRTLASSAVGGILDMIHHVEEIAPLKRTVTQTEVGNAAAFLSSDLSSGITGQILYVDSGYCIMGM from the coding sequence ATGCTGAATTTGAACGGAAAAAACGCACTTGTTACCGGCATTGCCAATAATCGCTCCATTGCGTGGGGCATTGCCCAACAGCTTCACCAAGCTGGAGCTAATCTTGGAATCACCTACCTTCCTGATGAGAAAGGTCGTTTTGAAAAAAAGGTGCAAGAATTGGTTGAACCCCTTAACCCTACTTTATTTCTGCCCTGTGATGTCCAGAATGATACTCAAATCGAGGAGTTATTTACGGCCATCCGTGACCAATGGGGACGAATTGATATTCTGATCCATTGTCTGGCCTTCGCGGGAAAGGAGGAACTGTCTGGGGACTTTAGCAATGTATCCAGGGCTGGATTTACTCGCGCCCTAGATATTAGTGCCTATTCTCTAGTCCAACTGAGTGCGGCTGCTAAACCTTTAATGACCCAAGGGGGTAGCATTATCACCCTAACCTATCTAGGTGGGGTGCGGGTGATTCCTAATTACAATGTCATGGGAATTGCTAAAGCAGCCTTGGAAATGAATGTTCGTTACCTGGCGGCGGAATTGGGGCCATTGGGAGTTCGGGTGAATGGCATTTCGGCTGGCCCGATTCGGACTTTGGCATCTTCGGCCGTGGGTGGGATTTTAGACATGATTCATCACGTCGAAGAAATCGCCCCCCTAAAACGGACGGTGACTCAAACGGAAGTCGGTAATGCAGCGGCTTTCCTGAGTAGCGATTTATCCAGCGGCATTACAGGCCAAATTCTGTATGTCGATTCGGGTTATTGCATCATGGGAATGTAA
- the hisB_1 gene encoding imidazoleglycerol-phosphate dehydratase: MTDLNMLPRIATVHRKTGETEVNVTVNLDGTGICKVSTGVPFLDHMLHQISSHGLIDLEIQATGDIEIDDHHTNEDVGITLGLALAKALGDRKGIVRFGHFIAPLDEALVQVALDFSGRPHLTYGLEIPTQRVGTYDTQLVREFFVAIVNNSQLTLHLRQLDGINSHHIIEAGFKAFARALRMAVEIDSRRANTIPSSKGVL, translated from the coding sequence ATGACTGATTTAAATATGCTTCCTAGAATTGCAACAGTACACCGAAAAACGGGGGAAACGGAGGTTAATGTAACTGTTAATTTAGATGGAACAGGAATCTGTAAGGTTTCTACAGGAGTTCCATTTTTAGATCATATGTTGCATCAAATTTCGTCCCATGGCTTAATTGATTTAGAAATTCAGGCCACCGGAGATATTGAAATTGATGATCACCATACCAATGAAGATGTGGGAATTACTCTGGGTTTGGCTTTAGCTAAAGCATTAGGCGATCGCAAAGGAATTGTCCGGTTTGGTCATTTTATTGCCCCTTTAGATGAAGCCTTAGTCCAAGTGGCCTTAGATTTTTCCGGTCGTCCTCACCTGACTTATGGTTTAGAAATTCCGACCCAACGAGTGGGAACCTATGATACTCAATTAGTGCGAGAATTTTTTGTAGCTATTGTTAATAATAGTCAACTAACATTGCATTTACGTCAGTTAGATGGAATCAATTCCCATCATATTATTGAAGCCGGGTTTAAAGCTTTTGCTAGAGCCCTAAGAATGGCAGTTGAAATTGATTCCCGTCGGGCAAATACTATCCCCAGTTCCAAAGGAGTTTTGTAA
- a CDS encoding glutaredoxin family protein, producing MITLILYSKPGCHLCEGLQEKLEKIQASSQTLGKFQLEIRDITTREDWFEAYQYSIPVLFKSGEPNQPIPRPAPRMSVIQLEQLLQKYL from the coding sequence ATGATCACACTGATTTTATACAGTAAACCGGGCTGTCATTTATGCGAAGGACTGCAAGAAAAATTGGAGAAAATTCAAGCATCATCCCAAACATTAGGAAAATTTCAATTAGAAATTCGAGACATTACTACCCGGGAAGATTGGTTTGAAGCCTATCAATATTCTATTCCTGTTCTGTTTAAATCCGGCGAACCAAACCAACCCATCCCCCGTCCTGCACCTCGAATGTCGGTTATACAGTTGGAACAACTGTTACAGAAGTATTTGTAG
- the cobK gene encoding precorrin-6x reductase, whose product MNHKKRVLILGGTTEAVAIATQINQISGVEAIASLAGRTQQPVTQTNPVSFRIGGFGGVAGLADYLSQEHIDLLIDATHPFAAQISFNAAQAASKSGIPRLMLIRPPWKPVLGDDWIEVNTNQAAAKTLPGLAERIFLTIGRQELPTYSYVKNIWFLMRMIDPPEPNLPIPPGQLILQRGPFSLESERSLLQEHKIGAIVSKNSGGDATYPKIIAARELGITVVMVQRPPVPEGEIVTDLESVISWVKNQ is encoded by the coding sequence ATGAATCATAAAAAAAGAGTCTTGATTTTGGGAGGAACCACCGAAGCGGTAGCAATAGCAACTCAAATTAATCAAATTTCTGGTGTGGAGGCGATCGCTTCTTTAGCTGGTCGAACCCAACAACCCGTGACTCAAACTAACCCGGTTTCTTTTCGGATCGGAGGGTTTGGGGGAGTGGCTGGATTAGCAGATTATCTAAGCCAAGAACACATTGATCTGTTAATTGATGCTACCCATCCCTTTGCCGCTCAAATTTCCTTTAATGCTGCTCAAGCCGCCTCTAAATCTGGTATCCCCCGATTAATGCTAATTCGTCCCCCTTGGAAACCAGTATTAGGAGATGATTGGATTGAGGTAAACACAAATCAAGCTGCCGCCAAGACTTTACCCGGGTTAGCTGAACGCATATTTCTTACTATTGGTCGGCAAGAACTTCCCACCTATTCCTATGTAAAAAATATCTGGTTTTTGATGCGAATGATTGACCCTCCTGAACCGAATTTACCCATCCCCCCCGGACAGTTAATTTTGCAACGGGGGCCCTTTTCTTTGGAGTCGGAGCGATCGCTTTTACAAGAACATAAAATTGGGGCAATTGTTAGTAAAAATAGCGGGGGTGATGCCACATATCCCAAAATTATTGCCGCCCGGGAGTTAGGAATTACGGTAGTAATGGTGCAACGTCCCCCGGTTCCTGAAGGAGAGATCGTTACGGATTTAGAAAGTGTGATCTCCTGGGTAAAAAACCAATAA
- a CDS encoding precorrin-6 methyltransferase (precorrin-6Y C5,15-methyltransferase (decarboxylating)) produces MIFLIMSDQNQQYPWLSIVGIGDNGLEDLTSVGRSLLSLASVIVGGERHLAMLPAEDKREKLFWHSPIEDSVNEIIRRRGQAVCVLASGDPMCYGIGVTLTRQIPINEIIIIPSPSTFSLACSRLGWSLTEVETLSLCGRPPALLNAVLYQRAKLLVLSADRKTPAIVAQLLTKQGFGESQMVVLEHLGGTRERRIEGTACGWNATDIADLNAIAITCISSPTLCFPPRLPGLPDLAYRHDGQLTKREVRAITLAALAPLPGQLLWDVGAGCGSIGIEWMRSDRRCQSIAIEQHPSRLQYIADNATALGTPNLKIVEGKAPIALQDLPQPNAIFIGGGITVPELLETCWQALPSGGRLVANAVTVESELMMFQWYSQLGGELIRIGIQRAEPVGKFLGWKAMAPVTQWVVLKPY; encoded by the coding sequence ATGATTTTTTTAATTATGAGCGATCAGAATCAGCAGTATCCATGGCTATCAATTGTGGGAATTGGGGACAATGGACTAGAGGACTTAACCTCCGTAGGGCGGAGTCTCCTCTCCCTTGCCTCTGTAATTGTTGGGGGTGAACGTCATTTAGCCATGCTACCCGCAGAAGATAAGCGAGAAAAACTCTTTTGGCATTCTCCAATTGAAGATTCAGTTAATGAGATTATTCGCCGTCGCGGTCAAGCTGTCTGTGTTTTAGCCAGTGGTGATCCGATGTGTTATGGCATTGGTGTTACCCTGACTCGTCAGATTCCGATCAACGAAATAATAATTATTCCCTCTCCGTCTACCTTTAGCCTCGCCTGTAGTCGTTTGGGTTGGTCGCTCACGGAGGTAGAAACATTAAGTTTATGTGGTCGCCCGCCAGCTTTGTTAAATGCGGTACTTTATCAGAGAGCTAAACTGTTAGTGCTCAGTGCTGATCGAAAAACCCCCGCAATTGTCGCCCAACTGCTAACCAAACAGGGTTTTGGGGAGAGTCAGATGGTGGTATTAGAACATCTAGGGGGAACCAGAGAACGCCGAATTGAGGGGACTGCCTGCGGTTGGAATGCCACGGATATCGCGGATTTGAATGCGATCGCCATTACCTGTATTTCCTCCCCAACCCTCTGTTTTCCCCCACGCCTCCCCGGACTGCCCGATCTCGCCTATCGCCATGACGGACAATTAACTAAAAGGGAGGTGCGAGCGATTACCCTGGCGGCCCTAGCTCCCCTACCCGGACAACTGCTATGGGATGTGGGGGCGGGTTGCGGCTCCATTGGGATTGAGTGGATGCGGAGCGATCGCCGTTGCCAGAGTATTGCGATCGAACAGCACCCCAGCCGATTACAATATATTGCTGATAATGCAACGGCTTTGGGAACTCCTAACCTCAAAATTGTGGAGGGAAAAGCGCCGATTGCCCTCCAAGATTTACCCCAACCCAATGCTATTTTTATTGGGGGCGGAATCACAGTCCCCGAACTTTTAGAAACCTGTTGGCAAGCATTACCATCGGGCGGTCGTTTGGTTGCTAATGCTGTCACCGTAGAAAGCGAATTAATGATGTTTCAGTGGTATAGTCAATTAGGGGGAGAACTGATCCGCATCGGGATTCAAAGGGCTGAACCTGTAGGCAAATTTTTAGGCTGGAAAGCCATGGCTCCCGTAACTCAATGGGTTGTTTTAAAACCTTATTAA
- a CDS encoding putative ferredoxin--nitrite reductase — MEKKIIVNWLVKANVCPGLFYGTPAQDGFLIRIRTPGGWLNSKQGKLIAELLKAWGSEALQVTNRGNLQIRGVQNPPSLEVLQTLQNLGLAAFDPRIDHLRNIMASPTAGIDPQELIDTRPLVQKLDYFIQNHPSIIELSPKFSIGIDGGGKVGIGTRSPIVWEHRYNEIQLLAITIDDHINSTSDLYFQLALGGDKNLYHTSILIRLENCLSVVAALVKVYIDYVQQNPLQTGKKPRMKHLLKDWGVENYLEAVKAELEYPLNLIFDPEKTVLKTVNPLPSQPYAHLGIHPQRQAKLSYLGLSLKLGKLSADQLLELVEISETFGSGQLRLTPWQTILIPDIPNQKIPELLPKLAPFGLSNSLVDAGIVACAGKPGCAAAATETQIHALILADDLKEQLTLNSPVNIHLTGCDKLCAQPSPAEITLLGTIIEQNGKKVEGYQVYIGKGQDSLNHKVCEGKLVDILPLIKKVCVDLNKTKPE; from the coding sequence ATGGAGAAAAAAATAATTGTGAATTGGTTAGTTAAAGCAAATGTTTGTCCGGGGTTATTTTATGGGACTCCCGCCCAAGATGGGTTTTTAATTCGCATCCGCACCCCTGGGGGATGGCTGAATAGTAAACAGGGAAAATTGATCGCCGAATTACTTAAAGCATGGGGAAGTGAAGCCCTGCAAGTCACAAATCGAGGGAATTTGCAAATTCGGGGGGTACAAAATCCCCCCAGTTTGGAAGTTTTGCAGACCTTACAAAATTTAGGGTTAGCTGCATTTGATCCTCGAATAGATCATCTGCGGAATATTATGGCTAGTCCCACTGCCGGAATTGATCCTCAAGAATTAATTGATACTCGTCCATTGGTTCAAAAATTAGATTATTTTATTCAAAATCATCCCTCAATTATTGAACTTAGTCCTAAATTTAGTATTGGCATTGATGGCGGGGGGAAAGTGGGAATTGGAACTCGCTCACCGATAGTTTGGGAACACCGTTATAATGAAATTCAACTCTTAGCAATTACTATTGATGATCATATCAATTCAACCTCCGATCTTTACTTCCAGTTAGCCCTCGGCGGTGATAAAAATTTATATCATACTTCGATATTAATTAGGCTAGAAAACTGTTTATCTGTGGTGGCTGCGCTGGTTAAAGTTTATATTGATTATGTTCAACAAAATCCATTACAAACGGGCAAAAAGCCCCGGATGAAACACTTACTGAAAGATTGGGGTGTAGAAAATTATCTCGAAGCAGTTAAGGCTGAGTTAGAGTATCCTTTAAATCTAATTTTTGATCCAGAAAAGACGGTTTTAAAAACTGTAAATCCCTTACCATCCCAACCCTATGCCCATTTAGGCATTCATCCCCAAAGACAAGCCAAATTATCCTATTTGGGTTTATCCTTGAAATTGGGAAAATTGAGTGCTGATCAACTCTTGGAATTAGTAGAAATATCGGAAACTTTTGGGAGTGGTCAATTACGCTTAACTCCTTGGCAGACTATTTTAATTCCCGATATTCCCAATCAAAAAATACCGGAATTATTACCCAAACTAGCCCCATTTGGATTATCGAATTCCTTAGTCGATGCGGGAATTGTTGCCTGTGCGGGCAAACCTGGGTGTGCGGCAGCTGCAACTGAAACTCAAATCCATGCTTTAATATTAGCAGATGATCTCAAGGAACAGTTAACGCTGAATTCCCCAGTTAATATTCATTTGACCGGTTGTGATAAATTATGCGCCCAACCGAGTCCGGCAGAAATTACACTTTTAGGAACAATAATTGAACAAAATGGCAAAAAAGTTGAGGGTTATCAAGTTTATATTGGCAAGGGTCAAGACTCGTTAAACCATAAAGTTTGTGAGGGAAAACTGGTTGATATTCTTCCATTAATTAAAAAAGTTTGTGTTGATCTCAATAAAACTAAACCAGAATAA
- the cobH_2 gene encoding precorrin-8X methylmutase encodes MLDYLRNGDDIYRKSFAMIRAETPLENLSEDLAYVAVRLIHSCGMTDIVQDLEASSNAVKIGRDALTKGAKILCDSQMVANGITRKRLPQNNQIICTLNHPEVPEIARQINNTRSAAALELWRPDLAGAVIAIGNAPTALFRLLELLDLGITKPALILGFPVGFVGAEESKAELAAHSRGVPFITLHGRRGGSAIAAAAVNALAKENEL; translated from the coding sequence ATGCTGGACTATTTGCGAAATGGTGATGATATTTATAGAAAATCCTTTGCGATGATTCGCGCCGAAACCCCCTTAGAAAATCTATCGGAGGATTTAGCTTATGTAGCAGTGCGTTTAATTCATTCCTGTGGAATGACCGATATTGTTCAGGATTTAGAAGCCTCATCCAATGCGGTAAAAATCGGACGGGATGCCCTTACAAAAGGTGCTAAAATTCTTTGTGATTCTCAGATGGTTGCTAATGGGATTACCCGCAAGAGATTACCTCAAAATAATCAGATTATTTGCACCCTGAATCACCCAGAAGTTCCTGAAATAGCCCGTCAAATTAATAATACCAGATCAGCCGCGGCTTTGGAATTATGGCGACCGGATTTAGCCGGGGCTGTAATTGCCATTGGCAATGCTCCCACCGCCCTATTTCGCTTACTAGAATTACTGGATTTGGGAATAACAAAACCCGCCCTAATTTTAGGTTTTCCCGTGGGGTTTGTGGGGGCAGAAGAATCAAAAGCCGAATTAGCAGCCCATAGTCGCGGTGTTCCCTTTATCACCCTACACGGACGGCGGGGGGGAAGTGCGATCGCAGCAGCAGCAGTCAACGCCTTAGCAAAGGAAAACGAATTATGA